In a genomic window of Maricaulis maris MCS10:
- a CDS encoding efflux RND transporter permease subunit: MTAITDAAIRRPRFVLWLAGLLSVFWIVLVAVPSVFDVPTLNGLRIDTDPENMLAEDEPVRAFHNEMMAEFGLYDFIVVGVVEETHPNGVFNAQTLGDVLELARFAETIRWGNESAPEGVIASEILAPNRVDVVEQAGLGAVRFDWLMAEAPANDAEAIAVRDRALSIPTLSDTLVSGDGRAMALYIPIREKNDSYRVASRLREHIEAASSPAEFHITGLPIAQDQFGVEMFKQMAISAPAAMVLILVLMWLFFRNLSLVLAPMVVAMVSVVGAMGLLIATGQTVHIMSSMIPIFVMPIAVLDAVHILSDFYDRYPHIKNRRKTLNVVMSELWRPMLFTTLTTCAGFLSLALTPIPPVQVFGLFVAFGVFLAWLFTVTLIPAYIMCMPERAFAKFGNAGPQTNEKTVGSTSFLDRMLQPLGRFVVRRSWRVAVIFILAIGVAIVGLSRIEINDNPVKWFAEDHDIRVADRALNARFGGTYMAYLTLAPSSELTAAAAREDVLERLAALPGPEAAAFAAQLPSARSEASSFTGFLDTLAALADRRAAEPGANWLAWDDIALVIAQTRSTADVFKRPEMLTYLEGLQAHLTDLDQVGNTIALPDIVKTIHRELFESDPQAYRVPDTQRAIAQTLLSFQNSHRPQDLFRLVTPDYRRANVWVQLTSGDNQDMTAVLRAVDHYLEDNPPPLAVDHEWFGLTYINVIWQEKMVTGMAYALLGGFAAVLILMTALFRSFAWGVLSMIPLTVTIALIYGVIGLVGKDYDMPIAVLSSLSLGLAVDYAIHFAVRSRQIYDDVGDWTETARLAFGEPARAIVRNVIVIGAGFLPLLLSPLVPYQIVGVFISAILVSAGLASLLGLPALITLFQARLFKHTASNPDTGGPA, translated from the coding sequence ATGACTGCCATTACTGATGCCGCCATTCGTCGCCCCCGGTTCGTGCTTTGGCTGGCTGGTCTATTGAGTGTTTTCTGGATTGTGTTGGTTGCTGTTCCGAGCGTGTTTGATGTTCCAACGCTCAATGGTTTGCGCATCGACACCGACCCAGAAAATATGTTGGCCGAAGACGAGCCTGTTCGAGCCTTTCACAATGAGATGATGGCGGAGTTCGGCCTCTATGATTTCATAGTGGTCGGCGTGGTTGAGGAGACGCATCCCAACGGCGTTTTCAACGCACAGACGCTCGGCGATGTTCTCGAGCTAGCCCGATTCGCCGAAACCATCCGATGGGGTAACGAAAGCGCACCAGAAGGCGTTATCGCCTCGGAGATCTTAGCCCCAAACCGAGTTGATGTTGTCGAACAGGCGGGTCTTGGCGCAGTGCGCTTCGATTGGTTGATGGCGGAGGCACCAGCTAATGATGCTGAAGCAATAGCAGTTCGAGATCGCGCGCTGAGCATCCCCACACTATCTGACACACTGGTTTCTGGTGATGGCCGCGCTATGGCGCTCTACATCCCTATTCGAGAAAAGAACGATAGCTACCGGGTGGCATCTCGGCTTCGCGAACACATTGAAGCTGCTTCGAGTCCTGCCGAGTTTCATATCACCGGCCTACCGATCGCCCAGGATCAATTCGGCGTGGAGATGTTTAAGCAAATGGCCATTTCCGCACCTGCGGCGATGGTGCTTATTCTTGTTTTGATGTGGCTCTTTTTTCGCAATCTGAGCCTTGTTCTGGCACCGATGGTCGTCGCGATGGTGTCAGTTGTCGGTGCGATGGGTCTGCTGATCGCAACAGGGCAGACCGTGCACATTATGAGCTCGATGATCCCGATTTTCGTGATGCCAATCGCGGTACTTGATGCGGTGCACATCCTCTCAGATTTTTATGACCGATATCCGCATATCAAGAATCGAAGGAAGACGCTCAACGTGGTCATGTCAGAGCTCTGGCGACCTATGTTGTTCACAACCCTGACCACATGCGCCGGTTTTCTCTCACTTGCGTTGACGCCAATCCCCCCGGTTCAGGTTTTTGGTCTGTTCGTCGCTTTCGGCGTGTTTTTGGCGTGGCTTTTCACGGTCACTCTTATCCCCGCCTACATCATGTGTATGCCTGAACGGGCTTTTGCGAAATTCGGCAATGCCGGTCCTCAAACAAACGAAAAGACGGTCGGCAGCACATCCTTTCTCGACCGTATGCTGCAACCCTTGGGCCGCTTCGTCGTGCGCCGATCATGGCGTGTGGCAGTGATTTTCATCCTTGCGATCGGTGTAGCGATCGTCGGATTGAGCCGGATTGAAATTAATGACAATCCGGTCAAATGGTTCGCGGAAGATCATGATATTCGGGTCGCCGACCGGGCGCTTAATGCGCGCTTTGGAGGCACCTATATGGCTTACCTAACGCTTGCACCGTCGAGCGAGTTAACCGCTGCTGCGGCGCGCGAAGATGTTCTTGAGCGGCTCGCCGCATTGCCCGGACCAGAAGCGGCGGCATTTGCAGCCCAACTTCCATCGGCTCGGTCGGAGGCTTCATCCTTTACTGGCTTTCTTGACACGCTCGCAGCGCTCGCTGACAGGCGTGCCGCTGAACCTGGAGCAAATTGGCTAGCGTGGGACGACATAGCCCTGGTCATTGCGCAGACACGCAGTACAGCTGACGTGTTCAAACGCCCAGAAATGCTGACCTATCTAGAAGGCCTGCAGGCTCACCTGACCGATCTCGACCAGGTCGGAAACACAATTGCCCTTCCAGATATTGTTAAAACGATCCATCGCGAGCTCTTCGAGAGCGATCCACAAGCCTATCGCGTGCCCGACACCCAACGAGCCATCGCTCAAACACTACTTTCTTTCCAGAACAGCCACCGGCCTCAAGACCTCTTTCGACTCGTCACGCCAGACTATCGGCGTGCCAATGTCTGGGTGCAACTTACCAGCGGTGACAATCAGGACATGACGGCTGTTCTGCGCGCGGTTGATCACTACCTCGAGGACAACCCCCCGCCGCTTGCGGTTGATCATGAATGGTTCGGGCTCACTTACATCAACGTTATCTGGCAGGAAAAAATGGTCACCGGCATGGCCTATGCGCTGCTAGGTGGATTTGCGGCGGTATTGATCTTGATGACCGCTTTGTTTCGGTCATTCGCCTGGGGCGTGCTGAGCATGATCCCGTTGACCGTTACGATCGCGCTGATCTATGGCGTGATTGGATTGGTTGGCAAAGACTACGATATGCCGATCGCTGTCCTGTCTTCGTTGAGTCTAGGTTTGGCGGTCGACTATGCGATCCATTTTGCGGTTCGCAGTCGTCAGATATATGATGACGTAGGAGATTGGACTGAAACGGCTCGCCTTGCTTTTGGTGAACCGGCGCGCGCCATCGTACGCAACGTTATTGTCATCGGCGCCGGTTTTTTACCACTTCTTCTCTCCCCGCTCGTTCCCTATCAAATTGTTGGCGTGTTCATCTCCGCAATCTTGGTATCTGCCGGACTAGCCTCACTCTTGGGGTTGCCCGCGCTTATCACGCTCTTCCAAGCCAGGCTGTTTAAACACACCGCTTCGAACCCTGACACAGGAGGTCCCGCATGA
- a CDS encoding acyltransferase family protein has translation MKTIGQAYSGRDNRLTPIRFVLATAVLVEHAIIVTQGPLPPPPLAVNGWSLSYAAVNAFFILSGFLIADSLERRADIFTYTASRALRILPALVFLSLAAVFIFGPYFTEMTMAEYWASGQTWMFPVQVLGFLDTSQGPAGIFTQLPWAGEFSATLWTLRYEMIAYVAAAIIFFSPIPWNKHTHLVLFVVTASAYLALSLLWSDAPALIMSSARLSAAFTLGMVVHGWRHSVPVVPWPALVALPLWLLAGDAPWAEPLLNIALGAIIFWFAFARMGGLPTWSKIPDWSYGIYIWHYPIMQAVLYFNLEADPLLIGAISLPVSFLIAALSWSFIEKPSLRLKGRAGEGLRAMFGRKTKRLSSADP, from the coding sequence GTGAAAACAATCGGTCAAGCCTATTCAGGGCGAGACAACAGACTCACTCCCATCCGTTTCGTGCTTGCTACAGCGGTATTGGTGGAGCATGCGATCATTGTTACCCAAGGCCCGCTCCCACCCCCTCCTCTGGCGGTGAATGGGTGGTCGCTCAGCTATGCGGCGGTCAATGCTTTCTTTATCCTGAGCGGGTTTTTGATAGCGGACAGCCTCGAGCGACGGGCAGATATTTTTACCTATACAGCGTCTCGCGCGCTGCGGATCTTGCCCGCACTGGTTTTCCTGTCCTTAGCTGCTGTATTCATCTTTGGGCCATACTTCACCGAGATGACGATGGCGGAATATTGGGCTAGCGGACAAACGTGGATGTTTCCGGTCCAGGTACTTGGTTTTCTGGACACCTCGCAAGGCCCGGCTGGAATTTTTACTCAATTGCCTTGGGCCGGCGAATTCTCAGCCACGCTGTGGACTCTTCGATACGAGATGATCGCCTATGTCGCCGCCGCGATCATTTTCTTTTCGCCAATTCCCTGGAACAAGCACACGCACCTCGTCCTTTTCGTGGTGACAGCGAGCGCATACTTGGCGCTAAGCCTGCTTTGGAGTGATGCTCCGGCCCTCATCATGAGTTCAGCGCGCCTGTCCGCGGCCTTTACCTTGGGCATGGTCGTACACGGCTGGCGGCACTCGGTTCCCGTCGTGCCCTGGCCGGCGCTCGTAGCGCTGCCGCTTTGGCTGTTGGCGGGTGACGCCCCTTGGGCTGAGCCGCTGCTAAACATCGCTTTAGGAGCAATAATTTTCTGGTTTGCATTTGCCAGAATGGGGGGGCTACCGACCTGGTCGAAAATTCCCGACTGGTCCTATGGGATTTACATTTGGCACTATCCAATCATGCAGGCCGTTTTGTACTTTAACTTAGAAGCCGACCCTCTTCTCATCGGCGCCATCTCCTTGCCGGTTTCATTTTTGATCGCAGCCTTGTCATGGTCGTTTATCGAAAAGCCGAGTCTCCGGTTGAAAGGCCGCGCTGGAGAGGGGCTGCGGGCGATGTTTGGGCGCAAAACAAAGCGCCTGTCATCCGCCGATCCGTGA
- a CDS encoding DUF4198 domain-containing protein, whose product MELHASKHRNSSRTATNRGRLWAASALSALLFGAPAFAHKTFLASERHLWGSGDTVEVELTSALEFPNIEYGPTLDRISFTSVLVANTQVQNVAFEEGQTALTVSFEAAESGFSVVAMSTHPRSGEISPEGAAAYFDEIDAELAVRQAFEDLPGSPPLNRSYSKHTKVFLCVDTCERGQEARQTPLGQALEFVGVADEARSFALVRHGEAVANQRVTIYSDRGEHTAAVTDERGVVRVDPSFSGVVLLSAIWITAPDEPSGVYHSDQATLTVLIPTS is encoded by the coding sequence ATGGAATTGCACGCATCAAAACACCGAAACTCCAGTAGAACCGCGACAAATCGCGGTCGTTTGTGGGCGGCTAGTGCGCTCTCAGCATTGCTGTTCGGTGCGCCGGCATTTGCACACAAGACATTTCTAGCTTCCGAACGTCACCTCTGGGGATCCGGCGATACCGTCGAAGTGGAACTGACAAGCGCACTAGAGTTCCCAAACATCGAATATGGCCCAACACTGGATCGTATTTCGTTCACGTCCGTCCTTGTAGCAAACACGCAGGTCCAAAACGTCGCGTTCGAGGAAGGGCAGACGGCTCTGACCGTGTCGTTTGAAGCCGCGGAAAGCGGTTTTTCGGTTGTCGCCATGAGCACCCATCCTCGCTCTGGCGAAATCAGTCCGGAAGGTGCGGCAGCCTATTTTGATGAGATCGACGCCGAACTCGCCGTGCGACAGGCCTTCGAAGACTTGCCTGGATCACCGCCCCTGAACCGGAGCTACTCCAAGCACACGAAAGTGTTTTTGTGCGTCGATACGTGCGAGCGTGGCCAAGAAGCGCGTCAAACCCCGCTCGGCCAAGCTCTAGAGTTTGTTGGTGTTGCAGATGAAGCACGGTCCTTCGCATTGGTTCGGCATGGCGAAGCGGTCGCAAACCAGCGCGTAACAATCTATTCGGATAGGGGTGAGCACACCGCTGCTGTCACTGACGAGCGGGGCGTCGTTCGCGTGGACCCATCATTTTCCGGCGTTGTCTTGCTGTCGGCTATTTGGATTACGGCACCTGACGAGCCGTCAGGCGTTTATCATAGTGATCAGGCCACGCTGACCGTTTTAATTCCGACGAGTTGA
- a CDS encoding helix-turn-helix transcriptional regulator translates to MHAPKQHNWTGHLRIELGWAHYRGPIGDSRRHAHYATQLVFSQRVAILGPDGERLSSAASVRAIPSGVPHQIQSASAINDLIFLEPSVLAGVWTQLEETHGHITAESVVGQLERRPGARLPARFRSILECPDAALPPGFSARDASERLGISRAHFSHLFRRDMGLPFRQWVLWTRLNQSVRRVLSGEDHTQAALSAGFSDSAHLARTMRRMFGISLSALRPTR, encoded by the coding sequence ATGCACGCTCCTAAGCAACATAATTGGACTGGTCACCTGCGTATTGAGCTGGGATGGGCGCACTACCGGGGGCCGATCGGCGACAGCAGACGACATGCGCACTACGCGACCCAATTGGTATTCTCTCAGAGGGTTGCGATCTTGGGGCCAGATGGAGAGAGACTATCGTCAGCAGCCAGCGTCAGGGCAATTCCGAGCGGTGTACCGCACCAAATACAATCAGCGTCAGCGATAAACGATCTCATCTTCCTGGAGCCTAGCGTGTTAGCCGGTGTCTGGACTCAGCTCGAGGAAACGCATGGGCACATCACGGCTGAGAGTGTCGTTGGACAGCTTGAGCGACGACCCGGGGCCAGGTTGCCGGCTCGGTTCCGATCAATATTAGAGTGTCCTGATGCTGCGCTGCCGCCGGGATTTTCTGCGCGAGATGCATCCGAACGCCTTGGGATTTCCCGAGCGCATTTTTCTCATCTGTTTCGTCGAGACATGGGCTTGCCGTTTCGCCAGTGGGTGCTTTGGACGCGGCTCAACCAATCTGTGCGCCGTGTTTTGAGCGGAGAAGATCATACACAAGCAGCCCTCTCGGCGGGCTTCTCCGACTCGGCGCATTTAGCGAGAACGATGAGGCGGATGTTTGGTATTTCGTTGAGTGCGCTACGCCCTACCCGTTGA
- a CDS encoding IS6 family transposase, whose amino-acid sequence MRNPFKYFKTSPEIIRLAVMMYIRFPLSLRNVEDLLHERGIDITHETVRFWWNRFGPLFASSIRKRRVANGSYSNWAWHLDEVFVKINGELHYLWRAVDHEGEVLEAYVTKRRDRKAALRFLRKAIKRYGRPEAIVTDKLQSYKSAFRELGMSRRQETGRWLNNRAENSHVPFRRRERVMGKFRSFETLQKFVSTHSSVHNHFSHERHLSRREIFKENRSAALAEWRQLAA is encoded by the coding sequence ATGCGTAACCCGTTCAAATATTTCAAAACCTCGCCAGAGATTATCCGCCTTGCGGTGATGATGTACATCCGCTTTCCGCTCTCGCTTCGAAACGTGGAAGATCTGCTTCACGAACGGGGCATCGATATCACCCACGAAACCGTGCGTTTTTGGTGGAACCGGTTCGGCCCGCTGTTCGCCAGTTCGATCCGCAAACGCCGCGTGGCGAATGGCTCTTACTCGAACTGGGCCTGGCACCTCGACGAGGTTTTCGTGAAGATCAATGGTGAGCTTCATTATCTCTGGCGGGCTGTTGATCACGAAGGTGAAGTGCTCGAAGCGTATGTGACGAAGCGCCGTGATCGCAAGGCAGCGTTGAGATTTCTGCGCAAGGCGATTAAGCGATACGGCCGTCCCGAGGCGATCGTTACCGACAAGTTGCAGTCCTATAAATCCGCGTTTCGCGAGCTTGGAATGAGCCGTCGCCAAGAGACGGGGAGGTGGCTCAATAACCGAGCCGAAAACTCGCATGTACCCTTCCGGCGCCGCGAGCGGGTGATGGGCAAATTTCGAAGTTTCGAGACTCTGCAGAAATTCGTTTCAACCCACTCTTCGGTCCACAATCATTTCAGCCACGAACGCCATTTGAGCCGTCGAGAAATCTTCAAGGAAAACCGTTCTGCCGCCCTGGCCGAATGGCGTCAACTCGCGGCTTGA
- a CDS encoding DUF411 domain-containing protein, with product MIDRRSLLLQSIGAIGLASIAAPAVFADNSIVVYKSRTCGCCNAWIDHLEAAGFSVQARNLADVTAIKTRYNVPQEMWSCHTAIVNDFVIEGHVPAQDIRRLLEQRPQIVGLAVPGMPAGSPGMEVDGYREAYDVWAFGDGQLEAFARYSQQQL from the coding sequence ATGATCGACCGCCGCAGTCTTCTACTTCAATCCATTGGCGCGATAGGGCTCGCTTCTATCGCTGCTCCGGCTGTCTTCGCGGACAACTCAATCGTGGTTTACAAATCGCGGACATGTGGATGCTGCAACGCATGGATCGACCATCTAGAAGCGGCTGGTTTTTCGGTTCAGGCTCGCAATTTGGCAGACGTGACCGCGATTAAGACGCGCTACAATGTGCCCCAAGAAATGTGGTCTTGCCACACCGCGATTGTGAACGACTTCGTCATAGAGGGACACGTTCCCGCTCAAGATATCCGTCGACTTCTAGAGCAACGCCCTCAAATTGTTGGTTTGGCGGTTCCAGGCATGCCGGCCGGGTCCCCCGGTATGGAAGTTGATGGCTATAGAGAGGCTTATGATGTCTGGGCTTTTGGCGACGGCCAACTTGAAGCCTTCGCCCGGTACAGCCAGCAGCAATTGTAA
- a CDS encoding sterol desaturase family protein, which produces MNKVAFEWIFRLGLVPVILIGGNALAIIAVENGSSHIWLAVLILGAVLLSFTAEKIIPYNPDWNLSHDDRLRDIAHFLVNESANFSLVFALPFLVEAIPNFGIWPEAWPLWAQLLFAIGIVDCGITLAHFASHRIDWLWRFHAVHHSVKRMYGFNGLMKHPVHQLIEGLCGFTPLVLLGMPQQIAWLLIVAIALQLILQHSNADVRVGPLKYILALAPAHRFHHLNSSREGDVNFGLFTMVWDWILGTASFDPSRTFSSADLGIENDEDYPADYGAQILAPFRRR; this is translated from the coding sequence ATGAACAAAGTCGCCTTTGAATGGATTTTTCGACTGGGACTCGTCCCTGTGATTTTGATTGGCGGAAACGCTTTAGCGATCATCGCTGTGGAGAATGGCTCAAGTCACATCTGGCTCGCCGTGCTCATCCTCGGCGCCGTCCTTCTCTCATTTACGGCAGAAAAGATTATTCCATACAATCCGGACTGGAATCTCAGCCATGACGACCGTCTCCGTGACATCGCTCACTTTCTAGTCAATGAAAGCGCAAACTTCTCACTGGTATTCGCGTTGCCGTTCCTTGTTGAAGCAATTCCAAATTTTGGCATTTGGCCAGAGGCTTGGCCGCTTTGGGCTCAGCTCTTGTTTGCGATAGGAATTGTCGATTGTGGGATAACATTGGCCCATTTCGCCAGCCACCGGATCGACTGGCTATGGCGCTTTCATGCGGTTCATCACAGCGTGAAACGGATGTACGGCTTCAATGGATTAATGAAGCACCCCGTCCACCAATTGATTGAAGGTCTTTGTGGCTTTACTCCCCTCGTCTTGTTGGGAATGCCCCAACAAATCGCCTGGTTGCTGATTGTCGCAATCGCGTTGCAGCTGATCTTGCAGCATTCAAATGCCGATGTGCGAGTCGGACCGCTCAAATACATCCTGGCATTGGCGCCGGCCCATCGTTTTCATCACCTAAATTCTAGTCGTGAGGGAGATGTCAATTTTGGACTGTTCACGATGGTTTGGGATTGGATTTTGGGGACAGCCTCATTCGACCCGAGCCGAACGTTTTCATCAGCGGATCTGGGAATTGAAAACGATGAGGATTATCCGGCCGATTATGGTGCTCAGATATTGGCTCCGTTCCGTCGCCGATAG
- a CDS encoding outer membrane lipoprotein-sorting protein: MNALTKILIAGAAILGVPTAAAAQEIDVETIVHNASAQAYYQGENGRARARMTIVDSQDRDRIREFTILRTDVGNEDNGDQKFFVLFSRPADVNGTSFLVWKNTQSDDDRWLYLPALDLVRRIAASDERTSFVGSHFFYEDISGRSPVEDDHELVETTDLYFVVESRPRDPGAAEFVRYRSYIHRESFVPVRIDYYDADDTVYRSYNALEVETHDGYPTVIASEIVDSRTGGRTLLRFEDVSYDIDLPEGVFQERYLRNPPRALLGQQ; encoded by the coding sequence ATGAACGCGTTGACCAAAATATTGATAGCCGGCGCAGCGATCCTCGGTGTTCCGACAGCCGCAGCCGCACAGGAAATAGATGTGGAAACCATCGTCCACAACGCCAGCGCTCAAGCCTACTATCAAGGTGAAAATGGGCGAGCTCGCGCGCGAATGACGATCGTGGATTCGCAGGACCGTGACCGCATCCGGGAATTTACAATTTTGCGAACTGATGTCGGCAACGAAGACAATGGCGATCAAAAATTCTTTGTGCTGTTTTCTCGGCCGGCCGACGTAAATGGGACTTCGTTCTTGGTGTGGAAGAACACACAAAGCGATGATGATCGGTGGCTCTACTTACCCGCATTGGATCTTGTGCGTCGCATTGCAGCGTCGGATGAGCGTACCAGTTTCGTCGGTTCGCACTTTTTTTATGAAGATATCTCCGGTCGCTCGCCGGTGGAAGATGACCATGAATTGGTCGAGACAACGGATCTTTATTTTGTCGTCGAAAGCCGCCCTAGAGACCCAGGTGCTGCAGAGTTCGTTCGCTACCGCTCCTATATCCACCGAGAGAGTTTTGTTCCGGTCCGTATCGACTATTACGATGCCGATGACACTGTTTATCGATCCTATAATGCGCTCGAAGTCGAAACGCATGATGGATACCCCACAGTCATCGCCTCTGAAATTGTAGACTCGCGGACCGGCGGTAGAACGCTTTTGCGGTTCGAAGATGTTTCGTACGATATCGACTTGCCGGAAGGCGTCTTTCAAGAGCGCTATCTTCGTAATCCACCTCGAGCGCTCTTGGGGCAGCAATAA